AGCAGTAAGCATACGCTCAAAACAACCTCACTCGCAAAGTACCACAATGCAACACCTTGCTTCTACGAGCAGTGCTGCATGTACTGGTGGCCACGCTCTCAGTGTCGTGCTTCAATCCGTGAGCACAGTACATATCTAGGTAATGCAATGCATGAAAAGAGCCTTTTTTTATAcaggtgcaaaaaaagaaatacaacttGTGGAATATCGGTTAATAAATTAGATGAACAATTACATATTGATCGATTCTCGTTTTATAAAAGGACCACTAGAAGTAAATGATACAATAAACAAGAAACAGCAATAGAAAACTAGCTATTCTGCAAAAGCTCAGGACACACCATGCAATGCCACATAGAAACGAAGTAGCAATACAGCAGTGCAAGGCACTGGGAAAAAAATAGCATTACAACAGTTTGTACAAAGCATACCATGACAGACACACTTCACTAACAACAGCTTTCACATGTCATTACTCGCACACAATAACAGTGAAAAACacataataaaataaacagtCCAATGGTTTGTGCAAAGTGTTCTACTATAGACACTTTGCAAACAATATCAGCAGACAGGACTATTGATCAGTTTTTAAGCATGTTGATGACCAGAtgcaaaatacaaataaataaaaatgccaCATTAGTGATtgagaaaggggaaaaaattaaTTATACCCTCACACTACTTCAGCTTGCGGCCAGACCAACAAGCCCCAATTCAATGTTATCAATAAGGTAGAAAAACTCAATTTTATGACCAGAGCACACGCACGTAACAAAGCAGCTCCCTTCTCAGCAGCAGTCTACAAGACTTGGCACAGAACCATTGCAGTTAGATTCCTACAAGAACATGGATGTGCAGATACCAAAAGGAGGACATGCCTGCCTCTAGAGTCACCAACATCAATAGTATACTGGGCACAGTTTTCAAGCAATCCACGACTGTATGGTGAAATAGAAAAGATTCCCGAGAACTAGAAAGGGCGGCTAAACTTTGGCCATGCTAAAGAACAATTGAGCACTGCACATAGCGCTAGCCAATAGCCATGACAGCCTGCCTGCTTGCCACTGCCAGGCAAAATAAACAAACTGTAATTCACCCACAATGACAGAAAACAGAACCCCTGACAAATAAGTGGTCAACATGCATGCAGCATCAGCAGAGAACATTCCTAACAAAAGCTGAAAACACTTTTGCAGCTTTTAGTCTGTGGTGCTCTCCCGATTTTTGTTATATGGGAAAAATAAAGGCAAATTTCAAATGTCGCGATGTTAACCTTTCCACCATGTCCAAAAGAAATATAGGCTTCGATTATACCACTCAGCAATAAAAGCTCAGTAGAGCAGACACCTAATAGtttgcattttattttttgcgCAGCTTCACTTCACTGAATCTATGTGCCTGTAATGCCCACTGGCAAGAACAAAGAGATTGCCACAAATAAAAATTGCATCTGCTGCAAAAAATATGTGTGCAGGAACAAATGTAACAGATTGTCCTCATTTATCATCAGATGGTTCCTTGTGCTTTAGTTTCACATGGAAACAGTATTACAAGCTAGCCTAGCAAAAAGTCAATACGAAGTGCGACACAAACAAAAGTATTGCTAtcatttgcatctacagcttctagACCATTCATGACAGGAGCTTCTGTGCAAACATTCTGGCAATGTCATTCTTGTCTACGACCTCCAGGGCAAAGTTAGTTAGCATAGAGGGTAAAAACTTAGTCACAGTTGTCTTGAACAACTTCTCGTGATCACTGGGGCCTGAATACTTAAGACTTAATGCTGTCGCAGCACTTCAGCACCATTTTTGCCAATATCGCACACCAATGCTTATGGTGCCGCATTGATCAAATTGCATTGATCGCAATATGGCATTTAACAGCAAGAATAATTAGAAATCTAAGCTTTCAAACCCGGTACACAGTCGACAACTCCATTACATGTTTAAACGCAAGCACATTAACCTTGCGACTTGTTGACAATGTGCAAAACAAGAACACTAACCgatacatatatattttgttttttttttcatgtggcaCACGACTGGGGCTCTCGGCCAATGCAGCTAGTTCATTGTATAAAAGTAAGCCACTGAAATCCTACAGCGAAGTAAGGGGCTCTTGAATGCAAAACAACAGATTTGCTATGATAGCCTAATGTGTGCTTTACTTCACAGACAGCAGTCATTGCTCTATTACTATATCCTTCATCCCAAGCCACAGTTTTAGTAAGGCGAACAGGTTTTGTCACATTTTAAGACTTCCAGAAGTGCATACACTGCCATTGCGACTTTTCCGCATAGGTGCTTCGACAGAGAGAGCGCTGCAAGCCTGGATTGAAAAGCCTGGATTGAAACTATACAAGAGACTATGGTGTAAATTATGCAGAATGAAGTCCCCACTGCTCTCTCAGTTCAAACATTGCTAGTGTTGATGCACATCAAAAGAGTTCATATGATTAACTACTGCAGGCAAGAATACTTTCAGCTCGCTGTACACATTTCGTAAACTCGCCATTTCACCACAAAGGATTCCTTTAAAAGATCAGTAGTCAGTCCCTGTAGGCCTTGTACATCTACAGGTGGAATCAAAACTTCTCTACAGAGTTCCCAACATCACAGATGTAGGATGAGCTGCCTACAGTGAAGAATACACACTGTGCCTGCAAGTCATCACTGCTGTACAGGCAGTGATTTTCTGAGGGCGGTGGGTGTTGGCAGTGCATAATGTGAGGTACATCAAAAGCACAAGCACCAATGAGCATGTGCTGACAATGAAAATATATGGAGCTTGTGTCCGCATAAATTCCCAAGACATGCACGTACTTGCCATCCTTCATGCTGACATAATATGAAGAGGTTTTTCGCGGAACTAAATAGTCTGCAGCATGTACGACTACTGTGCCAACCTGTGCTCGGAAGTACCTTGAAACTTCAGGCACTCTCTCAAATTTAGATATAAACAATTCCTGCAAAGTTTCTGACATCCCTGAAAATGGCTGGGGCACACCAAGAACACATGTCTGAAAGCATGCCTTGTACTGAATTTCCATCTTCGCTTTTGCAGATGCTATGCGAGCAGACATAGTCACTGTTCTTTCCAAGTTATGATACATCTCTCGCATAATGCACCTCTCAGCTACCTGCATTGGCACAAACTTCGCCGCAGAAATAAGACGCAATACAAAGCCATTGCCATCTTCAAAGGGAAATGTCGATGTTGCCCAAAGAGGACCAAACATGCGTGTTGACTTCGGCAAGTGTAGCAGTTGGTGGACATTAAATGTCATTGAAGATTCTCCATAAAGTCTTGACATATGAGCAACAAATCTCAGCAACAGCTCTTCTGCCTCATTTATGCCACTTGCAGTAACAATATCTTTAAGCAATAAAAAAACAGCTTTCGAAAGCAGAGAAAAATGAGCCAGGAAACTTTGTGCAAGCACACCTGAAAGGCATGGAATACTATAAAATAAAAGCCAATGCCGCCATTCAACAGCCTTCCAAAAAGAACGCTCCGAGAGCGGTCGCGGTGTTCGTCCGAATGTTATTGGTGGCTTGATGCTACACAACTTCCCATCCAGCAATTTCAGCTCTCTGCCAATGTAATAGGCAGATCCTACAGATGAAAGCCACAACTTAGTCAGCTGTTTTGTTACACCTTCTAAAACACAATGCATATAGTCTGGGGGCAAGCCCCACACAAGGTCTAGACTTTTTAGCTTCATCAAAGGAGATGGCCCCTTAATACCAGCGACTGTAGTTCTCTGGTGTACAGCTTGAAGCATCGCCTTGAAAACACCTTCATGCGTCCTTTCTGGGGCTGGCTCTGCATGGCACAAGTACTTCAGTGTTCCTGCAAATATAAGCGCACAAATGCAAAGGTCATCTCCTGAACGCATCAGAATAAGCTATGAATTACATCATATGGCAGTATCAGCAATTCAGCATTAGTAAGCCTTCACTCACATACACTAAGAAGTATTCCTGCAAAATAAGTGACTCAGCAATCGGCCTTTGTCCATATAGCATAACAAAACCAGATAAAATATGGTGATTGCAGCTATTAAAATTGGTAAAGTGTGCAGAGCATGCCACCTAAACATAATGTGATGTGGTACCACTACTACTGGTGGCAGCACAGAGCATTGCAgcaatggtgctttcggcagtaCAGTGGGAAAATGATCAGCGATGTAAATAAGAGGGTTAAATGAATTCTTGATGGACTCTGCAGTTAATCCACCAATGTTTAAACCACAATGATTTTTATGTTTCTATAA
The nucleotide sequence above comes from Dermacentor andersoni unplaced genomic scaffold, qqDerAnde1_hic_scaffold ctg00000102.1, whole genome shotgun sequence. Encoded proteins:
- the LOC126522159 gene encoding uncharacterized protein, which translates into the protein MLQAVHQRTTVAGIKGPSPLMKLKSLDLVWGLPPDYMHCVLEGVTKQLTKLWLSSVGSAYYIGRELKLLDGKLCSIKPPITFGRTPRPLSERSFWKAVEWRHWLLFYSIPCLSGVLAQSFLAHFSLLSKAVFLLLKDIVTASGINEAEELLLRFVAHMSRLYGESSMTFNVHQLLHLPKSTRMFGPLWATSTFPFEDGNGFVLRLISAAKFVPMQVAERCIMREMYHNLERTVTMSARIASAKAKMEIQYKACFQTCVLGVPQPFSGMSETLQELFISKFERVPEVSRYFRAQVGTVVVHAADYLVPRKTSSYYVSMKDGKYVHVLGIYADTSSIYFHCQHMLIGACAFDVPHIMHCQHPPPSENHCLYSSDDLQAQCVFFTVGSSSYICDVGNSVEKF